The Microbacterium foliorum genome has a window encoding:
- a CDS encoding glycosyltransferase, translating to MTAHSSLIPRRFESDPAPDPLLTPAPDQAPVPQGVPNRDVLDPGLIDTSQSTAGVDWAAIVGYSGLVLVALSLTAIAVTTLWWMLYAWRSKSTYDSTAFSKEPQAPQHTFTLLVPGRHEEEVMGQTLDALAAQTHPDVQIIAIVGDDDPGTAAVVRAAADRHPDRIEVVVDDSVPKNKPKALNRALAYATGSIVGVFDAEDEVHPELLRHIDSRFTESGATVVQGGVQLMNFRSSWWSLRNVLEYYFWFRSRLHFHAGANFIPLGGNTVFVTRDALEYNHGWDAECLAEDCELGVRLSSQGEKVVVAYSPEYVTREETPGTLKSFYKQRTRWNQGFLQVLRKGEWRALPTRGQRLFARYMLAMPFLQATTGLLIPLSLFLILVVKVPTLVALLTFIPLAPTIVTVAVEIAGLGEFGRLYGQKVRAVDYVRLVLGTIPFQVLLAGAAMRAVFRELRGERGWEKTEHTGAHRDDGASPARVTATPVAQEVTA from the coding sequence ATGACCGCCCACTCCTCCCTCATCCCTCGCCGCTTCGAGAGCGATCCCGCTCCGGATCCCCTGCTGACGCCCGCACCCGATCAGGCACCGGTTCCGCAGGGCGTACCCAACCGCGACGTCCTCGACCCCGGGCTCATCGACACGTCGCAGAGCACCGCCGGCGTCGACTGGGCTGCGATCGTGGGGTACTCCGGGCTCGTCCTCGTGGCTCTGTCGCTCACCGCGATCGCCGTGACCACTCTGTGGTGGATGCTGTACGCCTGGCGTTCCAAGAGCACCTACGACAGCACGGCGTTCTCGAAGGAGCCCCAGGCTCCGCAGCACACCTTCACTCTCCTCGTGCCGGGAAGGCACGAGGAGGAGGTCATGGGCCAGACCCTCGACGCACTGGCCGCGCAGACCCACCCCGACGTGCAGATCATCGCGATCGTCGGCGATGACGACCCCGGCACAGCGGCGGTCGTGCGAGCCGCTGCCGACCGGCATCCCGACCGCATCGAGGTGGTCGTCGACGACAGCGTCCCCAAGAACAAGCCGAAAGCACTGAACCGCGCTCTCGCGTATGCCACCGGGTCGATAGTGGGAGTGTTCGACGCCGAGGACGAAGTGCACCCCGAACTCCTGCGCCATATCGATTCGCGCTTCACCGAAAGCGGTGCCACCGTCGTGCAGGGCGGCGTGCAGCTGATGAACTTCCGCAGCTCCTGGTGGTCTCTGCGGAACGTGCTCGAGTACTACTTCTGGTTCCGCTCGCGTCTGCACTTCCATGCGGGAGCGAACTTCATCCCTCTCGGCGGAAACACGGTGTTCGTCACGCGCGACGCGCTCGAGTACAACCACGGCTGGGATGCAGAGTGCCTCGCCGAGGACTGCGAACTCGGCGTGCGGCTGTCGAGTCAGGGCGAGAAGGTGGTCGTCGCATACAGCCCCGAGTACGTCACCCGCGAGGAGACTCCCGGCACGCTGAAGTCCTTCTACAAGCAGCGCACGCGCTGGAATCAGGGATTCCTGCAGGTCCTGCGCAAGGGCGAATGGCGCGCCCTGCCCACTCGTGGGCAGCGGCTGTTCGCGCGCTACATGCTGGCGATGCCTTTCCTGCAGGCGACGACGGGTCTGCTGATCCCGCTCTCGCTGTTCCTCATCCTCGTCGTGAAGGTGCCCACACTCGTGGCGCTGCTCACTTTCATCCCGCTGGCTCCCACCATCGTCACGGTCGCCGTCGAGATCGCCGGACTCGGCGAGTTCGGCAGGCTGTACGGACAGAAGGTCCGCGCCGTCGACTACGTGCGACTGGTACTCGGGACGATCCCCTTCCAGGTGCTGCTGGCCGGTGCGGCCATGCGTGCGGTCTTCCGCGAACTGCGCGGCGAGCGCGGCTGGGAGAAGACCGAGCACACCGGCGCACACCGCGACGACGGGGCGAGCCCCGCCCGCGTCACAGCGACCCCTGTCGCACAGGAGGTGACGGCATGA
- a CDS encoding class F sortase, whose translation MSRSSATRIVVTAGALVLALLLSACGAIGAQSVPAAPPTPAGPFSAGGLQDPSTPEPQAQTAPPTRVQIPAIGVDTALEDLAIDGSGRLAAPVDFDLAGWYSGGVVPGQVGPAIIAGHVDSPTAPAVFADIGALSPGDDIVVTRADGTTLTFTVSGSTQSAKAEFPTDAVYSNVPAPELRLITCGGIFDSSTGHYLDNLIVFAELRV comes from the coding sequence ATGTCCAGGAGCAGCGCGACCCGAATTGTCGTCACCGCGGGGGCTCTCGTGCTCGCGCTGCTTCTGAGCGCGTGCGGTGCGATCGGTGCGCAGTCCGTGCCCGCCGCGCCACCGACTCCGGCCGGCCCTTTCTCCGCGGGTGGTCTGCAAGACCCGTCGACCCCGGAGCCACAGGCCCAGACCGCACCTCCCACTCGCGTGCAGATCCCCGCGATCGGCGTCGACACGGCGCTCGAGGATCTGGCGATCGATGGGAGCGGACGCCTCGCCGCCCCTGTCGACTTCGACCTCGCCGGGTGGTATTCCGGCGGAGTCGTGCCCGGTCAGGTCGGTCCGGCGATCATCGCCGGCCATGTGGACTCCCCCACCGCGCCGGCCGTCTTCGCCGACATCGGTGCTCTGTCCCCCGGCGACGACATCGTCGTCACCCGTGCCGACGGCACGACCCTCACGTTCACGGTCAGCGGCTCGACCCAGTCGGCGAAGGCCGAGTTCCCCACCGATGCCGTCTACAGCAACGTGCCGGCCCCCGAGCTCCGCCTGATCACCTGCGGGGGCATCTTCGATTCCTCGACCGGCCACTACCTCGACAACCTCATCGTCTTCGCGGAACTCCGCGTCTGA
- a CDS encoding DUF4397 domain-containing protein — translation MKNSRSSRLNIAMATGATALLMLVAAPLSSTAATTAESAAVPAATSGQAGWLRLGHLSPDTKSVDVRVSAVSGGSTLFELDGVGYGDVSDYRELPAGSYTVSMVPAGASGSSVPVISETVTIESGTATTVAAYGQTDDLQVRAFDDDLTEPATGAARIRLIQASTLTPEVDVTTTQGDAIARDAKAGSATGYAEIPAGDWTLDLKGKGVADTAEVSVSPGSVTTLFVLDTSDGGLTILPVLDSSSVGDVPDGGVDTGGGYLGSDAANSVAPAKRLGEAL, via the coding sequence ATGAAGAACTCACGATCCTCGCGCCTGAACATCGCCATGGCAACCGGCGCGACGGCACTGCTGATGCTGGTCGCCGCCCCGCTGTCGTCGACCGCAGCCACGACGGCCGAGAGCGCCGCGGTGCCCGCCGCCACATCGGGTCAGGCCGGCTGGCTGCGACTCGGCCATCTCTCGCCCGACACGAAGTCCGTGGACGTGCGCGTCTCGGCGGTCAGCGGCGGCTCGACCCTGTTCGAGCTCGATGGCGTGGGCTACGGAGATGTGTCCGACTATCGGGAACTCCCCGCGGGCAGCTACACCGTGAGCATGGTGCCGGCCGGGGCCTCGGGATCGAGCGTCCCCGTCATCTCCGAGACCGTGACGATCGAGAGCGGCACGGCGACGACTGTGGCGGCCTACGGGCAGACCGACGATCTGCAGGTACGCGCCTTCGATGACGATCTGACCGAGCCCGCCACGGGAGCCGCACGCATCCGGCTCATCCAGGCATCGACCCTCACGCCCGAGGTCGATGTCACGACCACGCAGGGAGATGCCATCGCCCGCGACGCCAAGGCCGGCTCGGCCACCGGTTACGCCGAGATCCCCGCCGGCGACTGGACGCTGGACCTGAAAGGGAAGGGTGTCGCCGACACCGCCGAGGTCTCCGTCTCGCCGGGGAGCGTGACGACGCTGTTCGTCCTCGACACCTCCGACGGCGGACTCACCATTCTCCCGGTCCTGGACAGCTCTTCTGTCGGTGACGTGCCGGATGGCGGCGTCGACACCGGCGGCGGATACCTCGGTTCCGACGCCGCGAACTCTGTCGCGCCGGCGAAGCGCCTCGGCGAGGCTCTCTGA
- the argS gene encoding arginine--tRNA ligase produces MNPDTLAEALLAVLAPIAEERRPGEPFELAASDIVLDRPRNREHGDWASNIAMRLAKPFGTNPRELAQQIADGLAKVDGIESAEVAGPGFINIRLDAAAAGALAKVIVDAGVAYGRNDTQAGKSINIEFVSANPTGPLHIGHTRWAALGDAIARVLAASGATVAREYYINDAGVQMERFAKSVLAAVKGEPTPEGGYAGSYIADLAARVIEARPDLLDLEAEEQVVVARELAYGFQLDEQKQSLSKFNVDFDVWFSERTLHAKGADGTSFVDQAVDRLREQGHVFDDEGAVWVRTTDFGDDKDRVIRRSNGEYTYFAADAAYYLNKGDRGFEYKLYLLGADHHGYVHRLKAIAGAAGEDPEKNVEVLIGQLVSVGGARLSKRAGNIIEMDDLREWLGTDALRYSLERSPADSPLALDPELLQKRTNDNPVFYVQYAHARTHNVARNAADSGVDRSEFAPETLTHETESALLGALQEFPRMVAFAAEVREPHRVARYLEELAGLYHRWYDNCRVIPQGDDPIETVHRTRLWLNDAAGQVLRNGLDLLGVSAPERM; encoded by the coding sequence ATGAACCCTGACACACTCGCCGAAGCCCTCCTCGCCGTCCTCGCACCGATCGCCGAGGAACGACGTCCCGGCGAGCCGTTCGAGCTCGCCGCATCCGACATCGTGCTCGACCGTCCCCGCAACCGCGAGCACGGCGACTGGGCCTCGAACATCGCGATGCGCCTGGCGAAGCCGTTCGGCACCAACCCGCGGGAACTCGCTCAGCAGATCGCCGACGGTCTGGCGAAGGTCGACGGCATCGAGAGCGCCGAGGTCGCGGGCCCCGGGTTCATCAACATCCGTCTGGATGCCGCCGCTGCCGGCGCTCTGGCGAAGGTCATCGTCGACGCCGGAGTCGCATACGGACGCAACGACACCCAGGCCGGCAAGTCGATCAACATCGAGTTCGTGAGCGCGAACCCGACCGGCCCGCTGCACATCGGCCACACGCGCTGGGCCGCTCTCGGCGACGCGATCGCGCGTGTGCTGGCGGCATCCGGTGCCACCGTCGCGCGGGAGTACTACATCAACGACGCCGGCGTGCAGATGGAGCGGTTCGCGAAGTCGGTGCTCGCCGCCGTGAAGGGCGAGCCGACGCCGGAGGGCGGTTACGCCGGAAGCTACATCGCCGACCTCGCTGCCCGAGTGATCGAGGCCCGCCCCGATCTGCTCGATCTCGAGGCGGAGGAGCAGGTGGTCGTCGCGCGCGAACTCGCCTATGGGTTCCAGCTCGATGAGCAGAAGCAGTCGCTGTCGAAGTTCAACGTCGACTTCGACGTGTGGTTCTCCGAGCGCACGCTGCACGCCAAGGGCGCCGACGGCACGAGCTTCGTCGACCAGGCCGTCGACCGCCTGCGCGAGCAGGGGCATGTCTTCGACGACGAGGGTGCGGTCTGGGTGCGCACGACCGACTTCGGCGACGACAAGGATCGGGTGATCCGCCGCTCGAACGGCGAGTACACCTACTTCGCGGCCGACGCCGCCTACTACCTGAACAAGGGCGATCGCGGGTTCGAGTACAAGCTGTACCTCCTCGGCGCCGACCACCACGGCTACGTGCATCGCCTCAAGGCCATCGCGGGAGCCGCGGGGGAGGACCCGGAGAAGAACGTCGAGGTGCTGATCGGCCAGCTCGTCTCGGTCGGCGGAGCGCGCCTCAGCAAGCGCGCCGGCAACATCATCGAGATGGACGACCTGCGCGAATGGCTCGGCACCGATGCGCTGCGGTACTCGCTGGAGCGCTCTCCTGCGGACTCGCCGCTCGCCCTCGACCCCGAACTGCTGCAGAAGCGAACGAACGACAACCCCGTCTTCTATGTGCAGTACGCCCACGCGCGGACGCACAACGTGGCTCGCAACGCTGCGGACTCGGGCGTCGACCGTTCGGAGTTCGCCCCCGAGACGCTCACCCATGAGACCGAGAGCGCGCTGCTCGGAGCTCTCCAGGAGTTCCCTCGCATGGTGGCCTTCGCCGCCGAGGTGCGCGAGCCGCATCGGGTCGCCCGCTACCTCGAGGAGCTCGCCGGCCTGTACCACCGCTGGTACGACAACTGCCGCGTGATCCCGCAGGGCGACGACCCCATCGAGACCGTGCATCGCACGCGCCTGTGGCTCAACGACGCCGCGGGTCAGGTCTTGCGCAACGGGCTCGACCTGCTCGGCGTCTCGGCGCCCGAGCGCATGTGA
- a CDS encoding GtrA family protein — MSRLASALRGAVPQLATFGGVGLIAFVVDVGGYNLLRATVMPDQVIWAKVISVSVATGVAWLGHRYVTFRTTRRPAVAKELLLFLLANGGGLLIASGCLFVSHYLLGFTSALADNISGNVIGLVLGTLFRYFTYRFLVFRTPQEATS, encoded by the coding sequence ATGTCTCGCCTCGCCTCCGCACTGCGAGGAGCGGTCCCCCAGCTCGCCACCTTCGGCGGCGTGGGGCTCATCGCCTTCGTCGTCGACGTGGGCGGCTACAACCTGCTGCGTGCGACCGTGATGCCCGATCAGGTCATCTGGGCGAAGGTGATCTCGGTCTCCGTCGCGACGGGGGTCGCCTGGCTCGGGCATCGCTACGTCACGTTCCGCACGACGAGACGGCCCGCGGTCGCCAAAGAGCTCCTGCTCTTCCTGCTCGCGAACGGAGGCGGGCTGCTGATCGCGTCCGGCTGCCTGTTCGTCTCGCACTACCTGCTCGGGTTCACCTCCGCTCTCGCGGACAACATCTCCGGCAACGTCATCGGACTCGTGCTCGGCACCCTCTTCCGGTACTTCACCTACCGGTTCCTCGTGTTCCGCACTCCTCAGGAGGCCACCTCATGA
- a CDS encoding ArnT family glycosyltransferase, which yields MSTTLEKPVQPDRTDAVTTPGDAPSPRGLGGARRRAADWVRTHARDLLWLVPVLVVSAIVNFLNVGGAPQRIDDEGTYTAQAWAVTHLGELAHYTYWYDHPPLGWLQIAGYTQLTGAFERWDIAVLAGREAVLVAALISVAVLWALARRLGMSRGAAAATGIIFALSPLAVQFHRTVYLDNVAVPWFLLAFFLATNRRGQLAAFAGSAAAFGISVLTKETFLLALPILIWVMVRSSRKETRRYTLSVAASVLVLIGGSYLLLAAVKGELLAGADRVSLIEGITFQLGSREGSGSITDPDSLINRTLGMWWQLDPVFIVLSLLAAAAALLLPRLRPYAVLVLAMTVFMFRPGGYLPVPYVIMLIPFGALLIAGVLDAAVARIRRRGASRRPLAIGAVAVAAIGAVVAAPLWTAQLRGFVLADLDEPLRGAQEWLIENASTDQRVIVDDAMWVDLVKAGWDRDNVIWYYKLDTDPAVQADSPNGWRDADYVVTTDSMRTFPGAFPQVQEAIDNSVVVATFGEGTQAVDVRRVTIDGAEQAAASQEAAVQDRTTLGSALATNPEVQLSADDRDRLTAGQVDERIVAVLATLAGSGSVSVSGFPIVDGEEGLAFRQVSLSTIAAAPTVVDGGLSPEARELVDTLQGTYAPSSVEIDGDSVVLRYSVSVQPTLP from the coding sequence ATGAGCACCACGCTCGAGAAGCCCGTACAGCCCGACCGCACGGACGCCGTCACGACACCCGGCGACGCGCCGTCCCCCCGCGGTCTCGGCGGCGCGCGTCGTCGCGCGGCCGACTGGGTGCGCACCCACGCACGCGATCTGCTCTGGCTGGTGCCAGTGCTGGTCGTCAGCGCGATCGTCAACTTCCTGAACGTCGGCGGCGCCCCGCAGCGCATCGACGACGAGGGTACATACACCGCGCAGGCCTGGGCGGTGACACACCTCGGCGAGCTCGCCCACTACACCTATTGGTACGACCATCCCCCTCTGGGGTGGCTGCAGATCGCCGGGTACACGCAGCTCACCGGCGCCTTCGAGCGGTGGGACATCGCCGTGCTGGCCGGCCGTGAAGCCGTCCTGGTCGCCGCTCTGATCTCGGTCGCCGTGCTGTGGGCACTGGCCCGCCGATTGGGCATGTCCCGGGGCGCGGCGGCAGCCACCGGCATCATCTTCGCTCTGTCTCCCCTCGCCGTGCAGTTCCATCGCACCGTGTACCTCGACAACGTCGCGGTGCCGTGGTTCCTGCTCGCCTTCTTCCTCGCGACCAACCGTCGGGGTCAGCTCGCGGCCTTCGCGGGATCTGCCGCGGCCTTCGGCATCTCGGTGCTGACCAAGGAGACCTTCCTGCTCGCGCTGCCGATCCTGATCTGGGTCATGGTGCGCTCGTCTCGCAAGGAGACCCGTCGCTACACGCTCTCGGTCGCAGCCAGCGTGCTGGTGCTGATCGGCGGGAGCTATCTGCTCCTCGCGGCGGTCAAGGGTGAGCTTCTCGCCGGCGCTGACCGCGTCAGCCTGATCGAGGGCATCACCTTCCAGCTGGGCTCGCGAGAGGGCAGCGGCTCGATCACCGATCCCGATTCTCTGATCAACCGGACGCTGGGCATGTGGTGGCAGCTGGATCCGGTGTTCATCGTGCTCAGCCTCCTCGCTGCCGCGGCGGCACTCCTCCTCCCCCGACTTCGTCCGTACGCGGTGCTCGTGCTCGCGATGACGGTCTTCATGTTCCGTCCCGGCGGGTATCTCCCGGTGCCGTACGTGATCATGCTCATCCCGTTCGGCGCTCTGCTGATCGCCGGTGTCCTCGATGCGGCTGTCGCCCGCATCCGCCGCCGAGGTGCGAGCAGGAGACCCCTCGCCATCGGGGCCGTCGCCGTGGCGGCGATCGGCGCCGTCGTCGCCGCTCCGCTGTGGACCGCGCAGCTGCGCGGATTCGTGCTCGCCGACCTCGACGAGCCGCTGCGGGGAGCGCAGGAGTGGCTCATCGAGAACGCGTCGACCGACCAGCGCGTGATCGTCGACGATGCGATGTGGGTCGACCTGGTGAAGGCCGGCTGGGACCGCGACAACGTGATCTGGTACTACAAGCTCGACACCGACCCCGCCGTGCAGGCCGACTCGCCGAACGGCTGGCGCGACGCCGACTACGTGGTCACCACCGACTCGATGCGCACCTTCCCCGGTGCTTTCCCGCAGGTGCAGGAGGCGATCGACAACTCCGTGGTCGTCGCCACGTTCGGCGAAGGCACGCAGGCGGTCGACGTACGTCGGGTGACGATCGACGGCGCGGAGCAGGCCGCCGCATCCCAGGAAGCCGCCGTGCAGGATCGCACGACTCTGGGCTCGGCCCTCGCGACGAACCCGGAGGTGCAGCTGAGTGCAGACGATCGCGACCGCCTCACCGCAGGGCAGGTCGACGAGCGGATCGTCGCCGTTCTGGCCACTCTCGCCGGCTCCGGTTCGGTGAGCGTGTCCGGCTTCCCGATCGTGGACGGAGAGGAAGGTCTCGCTTTCCGTCAGGTGTCCCTCTCGACGATCGCGGCGGCGCCCACCGTCGTCGACGGCGGGCTCAGCCCCGAGGCGCGAGAGCTCGTCGACACCCTCCAGGGCACGTACGCGCCGTCATCCGTCGAGATCGACGGCGACAGCGTCGTCCTCCGCTACTCCGTCTCAGTGCAGCCCACGCTGCCCTGA
- a CDS encoding glycosyl hydrolase family 8: MRRSTLIAVAAGAVLVTAGTAVVAVGVSSSDHGPPDAGPEATSTALPPSGDGAPELDASSLATSFLDDWVEDGRVVRHDEGGDTVSEGQAYGLFAAVVAEDEQRFDEIWSWTQHELVRPDGLLAWRWDEGEVVDDEPASDADLDAARALVLAGDRFGRSDLHDDGVALATTIADRMTVETAQGRILLPGLWAADREPYAYNPSYASPVTFEVLSAATGDPRWDELQAGSAAVTTDIFEATDLPPDWAQVHTDGLVEPMPGPRGGGDPVQYGFDAPRLMLRYAESCAPADVALAGRPLATLDREDDVKSRLDLGGGALVEEQSPLGFAARAASAKASGDESAATSDLERAAELAAEYPTYYGAAWVMLSTAMLTDDALGGCATGEL, from the coding sequence ATGCGTCGGTCCACCTTGATCGCCGTCGCGGCCGGGGCGGTGCTGGTGACCGCCGGCACCGCCGTGGTGGCCGTCGGCGTGAGCTCTTCCGACCACGGGCCTCCGGATGCGGGGCCTGAAGCCACTTCGACGGCGCTTCCCCCGTCAGGAGACGGAGCCCCTGAGCTCGACGCGTCATCGCTCGCCACCTCGTTCCTCGACGACTGGGTCGAGGATGGACGCGTGGTGCGCCACGACGAGGGCGGAGACACGGTGAGCGAGGGCCAGGCCTATGGCCTGTTCGCCGCCGTCGTCGCGGAGGACGAGCAGCGGTTCGACGAGATCTGGTCGTGGACGCAGCACGAGCTCGTACGCCCGGACGGACTTCTCGCGTGGCGCTGGGACGAGGGCGAGGTCGTCGACGACGAGCCGGCTTCCGATGCCGACCTCGACGCCGCACGGGCGCTCGTGCTCGCCGGCGACCGCTTCGGGCGGTCCGACCTCCATGACGATGGTGTGGCACTCGCCACCACGATCGCCGATCGGATGACCGTCGAGACGGCGCAGGGCCGGATCCTCCTCCCCGGGCTGTGGGCAGCGGATCGCGAGCCCTACGCCTACAACCCGAGCTACGCCTCGCCCGTGACGTTCGAGGTGCTGAGCGCCGCCACCGGCGATCCCCGTTGGGACGAGCTGCAGGCGGGCAGCGCCGCGGTGACCACCGACATCTTCGAAGCGACCGACCTGCCGCCCGATTGGGCACAGGTGCACACGGATGGACTCGTCGAACCGATGCCGGGTCCACGAGGCGGCGGTGATCCGGTGCAGTACGGCTTCGATGCGCCGCGCCTGATGCTGCGCTACGCGGAGTCATGCGCACCGGCCGACGTCGCGCTCGCCGGCCGGCCGCTCGCGACACTCGACCGCGAGGACGACGTCAAGTCGCGCCTCGACCTCGGGGGCGGCGCGCTGGTGGAGGAGCAGTCCCCGCTCGGCTTCGCCGCACGCGCCGCCTCGGCGAAGGCCTCGGGCGACGAGTCCGCGGCCACCTCCGACCTCGAACGCGCGGCAGAGCTCGCCGCCGAGTACCCGACCTACTACGGCGCCGCCTGGGTGATGCTGTCCACCGCGATGCTCACGGATGACGCCCTCGGTGGCTGCGCGACGGGAGAGCTCTGA
- a CDS encoding MFS transporter yields the protein MERYFRLRWAGLVFISIAVSLIIVDSTIVNVAIPAIVDDLGITSTEVQWVQEAYTLVFAALLLVFGSLADRFGRRRMMLIGVVVFAASSVLASFAPDGGMLILARLAQGVGGSMILPTTLSIINATFRGKERGIAFAVWGSTIGGMAAVGPLLGGWLTTAFSWRWAFGINIPLGIIIVIGVLLTVAESRSDRTSRIDVVGALLSVLTMGSLVFGLIEGRTYGWWLVDQRPQIGDWTWPLDLSPIPFAFALALVSLVAFIVWGVHRERHGRSTLLALRLFAIPSFRNGNIAATVVSLGEFGIILALPLWLQFVLGFDALQTGLLLLALAGGSFVASGAAGAASGKVAPVWVVRAGLIAEIVGVAGVGFVIAPDASWVPLIPFLFVYGLGVGLATAQLTGVVLADVPVADSGAASGTQSTSRQLGAALGVAVLGTVLFTSTAGILDSSLEARGVPADQRDQVVASVVDSAGAAISGLEAQPETADIADDAKAAFSDGTRFSAWTAAGFLTLGLLSTISLGAGARSRSEDEETDAGPQTTDAAAESDSSR from the coding sequence ATGGAACGATACTTTCGGCTTCGGTGGGCGGGCCTGGTCTTCATCAGCATCGCGGTCTCGCTGATCATCGTCGACTCGACGATCGTCAACGTCGCGATCCCTGCGATCGTCGACGATCTCGGCATCACGTCCACCGAGGTGCAGTGGGTGCAGGAGGCCTACACGCTGGTGTTCGCCGCGCTGCTGCTCGTGTTCGGGAGTCTCGCCGATCGGTTCGGCCGGCGACGCATGATGCTGATCGGAGTCGTCGTCTTCGCCGCCTCATCCGTGCTCGCCTCCTTCGCACCGGACGGCGGGATGCTCATCCTCGCCCGACTCGCACAGGGCGTCGGAGGGTCGATGATCCTCCCCACGACGCTGTCGATCATCAACGCCACCTTCCGTGGCAAGGAGCGCGGCATCGCCTTCGCCGTCTGGGGATCGACGATCGGCGGCATGGCAGCTGTCGGTCCGCTGCTGGGCGGATGGCTGACCACAGCGTTCTCGTGGCGCTGGGCGTTCGGCATCAACATCCCGCTCGGCATCATCATCGTCATCGGCGTGCTGCTGACCGTCGCCGAATCCCGCAGTGATCGGACGTCGCGGATCGATGTCGTCGGCGCGCTCCTCTCGGTGCTCACGATGGGAAGCCTCGTCTTCGGACTCATCGAGGGGCGGACCTACGGCTGGTGGCTCGTCGACCAGCGTCCGCAGATCGGCGACTGGACCTGGCCGCTCGACCTGTCGCCGATCCCTTTCGCCTTCGCGCTCGCCCTGGTCTCCCTCGTCGCGTTCATCGTGTGGGGAGTGCACCGCGAGCGTCACGGCAGGTCGACCCTCCTGGCCCTGCGTCTGTTCGCGATCCCGTCGTTCCGCAACGGAAACATCGCGGCCACGGTGGTCTCGCTGGGGGAGTTCGGCATCATCCTCGCGCTGCCGCTGTGGCTGCAGTTCGTGCTGGGCTTCGATGCCCTGCAGACCGGACTGCTGCTGCTGGCGCTCGCCGGCGGATCGTTCGTCGCCAGCGGTGCAGCCGGTGCGGCGAGCGGCAAGGTCGCGCCCGTGTGGGTCGTCCGCGCGGGGCTGATCGCAGAGATCGTCGGTGTCGCCGGCGTCGGCTTCGTCATCGCGCCAGACGCGTCATGGGTCCCGCTCATTCCGTTCCTCTTCGTCTACGGGCTCGGCGTGGGGCTCGCGACGGCCCAGTTGACCGGTGTCGTCCTCGCCGATGTCCCGGTCGCGGACAGTGGCGCGGCATCCGGCACGCAGTCGACGTCGCGTCAGCTCGGGGCCGCTCTCGGCGTCGCGGTGCTGGGCACCGTGCTCTTCACCAGCACGGCTGGGATCCTCGATTCCTCGCTCGAGGCGAGGGGAGTGCCCGCCGATCAGCGTGATCAGGTCGTGGCGTCGGTCGTCGACAGCGCAGGGGCCGCCATCAGCGGACTGGAGGCGCAGCCCGAGACCGCGGACATCGCGGATGACGCCAAAGCAGCCTTCTCCGACGGAACGCGTTTCTCCGCGTGGACGGCGGCAGGGTTCCTCACGCTCGGCCTGCTGTCGACGATCTCCCTCGGCGCCGGTGCACGGAGTCGCAGCGAAGACGAGGAGACGGACGCAGGCCCTCAGACGACGGATGCTGCCGCGGAGAGCGATTCTTCGCGCTGA
- a CDS encoding SGNH/GDSL hydrolase family protein — translation MKAASTRHRLPLAGLVIAVILAVAAVALGVWRPWVSVPSTPPAGAAAGGEAVTIAPVPLLLPEHPTVLVFGDSWTYGSAATEPTLGYAYVLAELLDGETIVDGVRGSGYLKPGIDGPAFGERIAALDPTLTPDLVILQGSINDRAQGAAGYREAVTAAWDAMAAKYPEATIVVLGPAPHELPVGTETARIDTDLGDLAAARGWWYISPIAQNWITAQNYLSVIDVEVGRKHPSTDGHRYLAEKLAAALAELGDAPVTEAGGSETTPEQ, via the coding sequence ATGAAGGCCGCCTCCACCCGTCACCGTCTGCCCCTCGCGGGCCTCGTCATCGCGGTGATCCTGGCGGTGGCCGCCGTGGCCCTCGGGGTCTGGCGCCCCTGGGTCTCGGTGCCCTCGACACCTCCCGCGGGAGCCGCGGCCGGCGGTGAGGCGGTGACCATCGCCCCCGTCCCCCTGCTGCTGCCCGAGCATCCGACCGTTCTCGTCTTCGGCGACTCGTGGACCTACGGCTCGGCCGCGACCGAGCCCACCCTCGGCTACGCCTACGTGCTCGCCGAGCTGCTCGACGGCGAGACGATCGTCGACGGCGTCCGCGGCAGCGGGTATCTCAAGCCGGGGATCGACGGCCCCGCCTTCGGCGAGCGGATCGCCGCTCTCGATCCGACCCTCACGCCCGACCTCGTCATCCTGCAGGGATCCATCAACGACCGCGCTCAGGGCGCGGCGGGGTATCGCGAGGCCGTGACCGCCGCGTGGGACGCGATGGCGGCGAAGTACCCGGAGGCGACGATCGTCGTACTCGGCCCCGCGCCGCACGAGCTGCCCGTCGGCACCGAGACGGCGCGGATCGACACCGACCTCGGCGATCTCGCCGCGGCCCGCGGCTGGTGGTACATCTCCCCCATCGCGCAGAACTGGATCACCGCGCAGAACTACCTGTCGGTCATCGACGTGGAGGTCGGGCGCAAGCATCCCTCGACCGACGGCCACCGCTACCTGGCCGAGAAGCTCGCCGCGGCTCTCGCCGAACTGGGCGACGCGCCGGTGACGGAGGCCGGTGGGTCGGAGACCACTCCCGAGCAGTGA